The following coding sequences lie in one Pseudarthrobacter phenanthrenivorans Sphe3 genomic window:
- a CDS encoding DUF3263 domain-containing protein produces the protein MAEPAREHLPEQEQRNSLLPEFTLRDSPLSERDQRMLALERQWWKYAGAKEQAIRELFDLSATHYYQLLNALIDTEDALAHDPMLVKRLRRLRTSRHRARTARRLGSDA, from the coding sequence CTGCCGGAGCAGGAACAACGCAACAGCCTGCTGCCGGAATTCACGCTCCGGGATTCGCCTTTAAGCGAGCGTGACCAGCGGATGCTGGCCCTGGAACGGCAGTGGTGGAAGTACGCGGGGGCCAAGGAACAGGCCATCCGCGAGCTCTTCGACCTCTCCGCTACCCACTACTACCAGCTCCTGAACGCATTGATCGATACCGAGGATGCGCTGGCCCATGACCCCATGCTGGTCAAGAGATTGCGTAGACTACGTACGTCGCGTCACCGTGCCCGGACTGCACGGCGCCTGGGGTCTGACGCATAA